A stretch of DNA from Channa argus isolate prfri chromosome 7, Channa argus male v1.0, whole genome shotgun sequence:
gtccTGATTGAGTCAGTAATCTCATACATTTGTTGTTACAGGTATGAAAGTTAAAAGGAGTCAGCATGATTGTATAACCTCACTGCAGGTGACATAATGGTGGTACAGAAAAGAGAAGGTGATGAAGTGTTACCATGGGATGGGCACAGAGCCTCGAAAGTGCTCCATGGTGTTGTTGAGTTTGCAAGGAAAGGGACAAATGAGTGAAAAAGACCTAACAAAGGAGGTGAAGGAGCAAAAACATGCTAAAAAACAGAAGTATTGAGGAAAGGTCTAAAAAGACTGGAGAGGAGACAGAGGCTCAACAAAAGCAGAATATCAGTGTGAAACAGCGTTTTCAAGCAAACAGGAAACTCTTACAGCTTTTCACATAAGTGGACAGGGGTATACgccagagacaaagacagactgaAAGAAGGTGTTAAGATGAGAGACTTGTTAAGTGTGTGCAATATGTAAGCAACTCAGCAGGAGCCCACAGGGACACACTGCGTGTGAATTtccatgtgtgagtgtgcagaAACACTCGCTGTGTCTTTCCACCTCTATCAAAGAATAACTGAGAGGGTAAACTCTTCTGGTTTCCCACATGCACTGTACAAGAACAATGTTAATTTTACTTGTTTACTTGTTAGGTGTTAAgatgagagacaaaaacaatattgGGAAAACTGTCCTtaagagaggaaggaaaggagaGATGAAGTGAGAACTGAAAACAAAGGACAAGGGACAGCCGGAGTCAGGCAGAGTAGTGTGACAGAGCCAGAATAGAAAACTCTTTATCCCTGGACCAGGCCAAGATGGAGATGTGGCACCACAGATAATTTATGTCAAGAGAAACTACTAGAAAAAGAAACTACCCTTTAAATAGAGTATGGCTCTTTAGAAATTGCTTGGCCACAGTAGTTTGTAATaaacttttctttcctttcggTATAGCAAATGTTTCTCCACAACCAAGTATGATTCTTTTCTTGTACGGTTAAAGTTGAGATGAAAcaatttattgattgattgacagaaatcatttgtcacatttgaagCAAAAATTTTGACTCTATTATACAGTGGCTATCACAGTCTCCCAGCACTAAAAGTGACATCTTTAAactcaaaaaaacaatataacaatataaacaacaaacaatagtttattttattttactgttctcATCTCACAAATACACCTCCAGCAGTCATGTCCTAGCTCTGTCTTATTTACTTTAGAATATGATCttcaaacaggaacaggaaggcGCCACCTCTTTTATAATCTATACTCTGTCCCCTCTCCATAAGTCCTCCTCTTACTCCTTCCCCTGGCTACCCTTTTAACAGGCTCACCTTCAGCCTTCCTTCtgtgtcctctgctctgcctgctctccacctcttcctcctctcctctctcctctctgtgtgtctttctcctGAGGTAAACCATTCTCTAGTGGTTGTTGGCCTGTTTCCCATCGTCTGCATTCCCCCTGCCTCACCACGGGTTGCTGTGGAGGAGAGAAGCACTCATCCTGCTCTTGTCTTTCTCGATTTTTGCCAAACTCCAAATACCAAGTGCTAAGGAGGGAgacacattgttttatttacaccCTCCTTTGCTGTGATCACATAGACTTAAAGGTCACTGATGTGTCAGACGCTTAAAAATGTTAGATgctaaacaaatttaaaagtttACTGAAAGATCTTCAGCTGAATAGCTGAATGTACAGCAGTATTTTCTCTGGCTGGCCAGAAAAATTGTCAAACAGAACTTAAACAGACAAGAGAGATAGATAACACTGTGGAACGCTCTGAGTGGCAATGTGCACTAAGTGGAAAATCACTGCTGTGTTATCTGAGGTGTGTCTCCTCCCTGTCCACATGGTGCCTCTGCTGGTGCTGTTTCAACAGATGCAGCTTTTACCAGCTCAGGCAGTGTGGGGGACATAATTGTAGTTGTCGGGAAATGTACTTCTTCATTAGGGATGTTGTGATTATTGCCAATTCTGCCTCAGTATTTGGTGAGATCTGTTTTGgacattgaaaaacaaatatatctCTGTTGCCTAATGGCACTTCATAAACAAGCAGAAAGCTTACCATCTACACACTAATGTCCTGTAGAAATAACATTAGAATGACATTAAGACAGATATAGCTTTGAAAGGGTGAGTGCACATTAACAATATTCCCATGGATTTGTTTTGGAAATTTGGAAGCcggtgtttttaaaaaagttaaatgctgGACAGCCACAGCAGGATGTATGTGGGGATAtactttataataataaaagtgaaaatgttacatTGATAGAAGAACAAAGAAGATATAATCTTTGAAGATTGGCATAGGACCAGTGTAATACATTACCCAGAGAGATTTATTTCTCCTGTTAAAGCTCCATTTGAGCACTTTGTCCCACCGAATTCAGATCAAGTTTCTGTGTGATACAAGAGTAAGCTAGACCACTTTGTGCCTGTTCAAATTAGATTACATCTTCTTTATGTGTGCTTCCAGGGGatggatgggggggggggtcccaTGTTTGTTTAAGTCCTTTTAGTGCccctcagaaaacacagcaaggCTACATGCATTGCACCACTTCTCTGTTGACTTTGCTGGCTAGTATGAGCTGGTTTGCAGAACTGTAATCAGCTTTCTACCATGCACAAAGATTTAGAATTTGATTATGTGTTCCACTGGGATGTGGAGCTAATGTTATTTGCCTCAGGTTATTATAACTCGAGCCTCATTTAAATCGCACTGAAATGCATGCATGCATCAGCGAAATAAGAAGCTACAAGCATTTTAGTCCATACaagtttgaattattattattatttttacttattaagTTTGTTGGGAAAATTGGTTTAAGAATATGCTGCATATAAAAATCTTTGCACAGTAGTCTGATCGTGTCCCCAGTTGTTCAGATTGTTGTTGATGTCACTATTTGTACTTGTCTCGGAAGGTAAACAGTCTCAACTGTGAAGATGTCAAAAATCTCTGCTTTGGTGTTGATGACACGTGAGTAAAGTCTTCATTAATTTATCTCTGCCTCATTTTACAAGGTAGACAGTTCATTGGTGTCACTGGTATATTTTGGCGTCACTAATTACACTGTAAGTTGTTTCTGCCAGTCagctttgtatatttttgtaactcCAACTAACACATCTGAGGAGAGACAAATACAAGTAGGGTTTATGACTTTCCGATCTTTCCTTAGCTCTAAATTTTAAACTCTCTGGACATCTATTACCCTTATCTGTCCTAACATCAGCATCCCAACACTGTAAAAAAGATTAAGATGGCAAAATAAAGTGTGGTACAGTTACAGTGCAGAAATGAAGGTGAAAGTAACAACATTCACATGAAACTAggaacagagaaacaaaagtgaaacaaacaggagTTTATGAGATGATTTTAAACTGATctggttttacaaaaaaaaaaaaaaaaacacaaagcaaagattAAAGAGAAAGAAGTGCTTTATTCACTGACACTGATAGTTTCATTTGTCAGTGAGCCAGTCACCAGCTATGTCACATGCTCTGTCCTCATCCTTCCTTATCTTAAGATAAAAGTTAATAAGCCACTAGAATTCCAACtatttaagtacagttttttgcttttcagcCCGGTAATCCAAATTTTAACAAGGAATAGAATTTTATACCACCACCTCCAGATCAAGTTTCTATGTAATAGAAGACTAAGAGAGACCACTTTGTGCCTGTTcaaattagattagattttctGTACACTGATCTGTGATATAGTCAGTATGGTACTtggactgtttttttgttttgtttttttcagttgtgtcGCTGGTGGTTGCAGAAGAACAGAACAGTAAGAACTGTAAGTGCATTGATTTTGCAATTTcactattgtgtttttttatttaattccagTAGTACAGTTGTTATTTATTCTATCCAAGATGGACCTCTGCAGTTACATCCAAAAGTGTTTTCTTAACTTTTTGAATGAAAGCATCAATGTTTGTTTTAGGGATGAACTGTGTCCACCTAGTGTTAAGGCATATTAATGATTAGTGACGGAATCAGACTAAACCATAGTGAATGCTCATCTTACTTTGTGCTgttgaatttattatttattatgagtTTGATCATGTAAATGTTCATGATTATGTACCAGTTGTAACTGAAagcctttatttttattcctacAGCGGAAGATGACCCCTTTACATTTggtaattattcattatttattagttaataGCCGTAAGATAATGATATATGCACCAGCAATTATTGTTGTGAATATGAAGTTGACAAAGAATTAGTATAAATGTTTACTGCaaaatgcttttcaaatgtCACAAATATACATGTGACCGtagtttttgtttagaaattCAGTATTGGTCTCCCCTTGTCTTGCAACACAGGGTAATTGACTTGGATATTTTGTGGCTGTGAtgcattttttacaataaacttTAGAATGTGATTTGTTTGTGCAGACTACCACCAACTTCGTGTTGGAGGCCTGATTCTGGCTGCCGTCCTTTGTCTCATTGGCATCACAATCCTGTTCAGTGAGTTGCAAATTAATACACATTCCCATCCACATGTGCAGACATAAACAGGCTCAGATGATGAAATACACTCAGATGGCAGAGAATCAggttgctgttttgtttcaggTGGCCACTGCAGGTGCAAGTTCAACCAAGACAAGAGGTAATCCTTCATGCAGTTTAGCCTGGAAAATGTTTGTCTAATAGTGAAATATTGAAAATAGcaatatttcaaatttattGTGTATTTCTAATTAACGGATTACTAAACAAGCACAGTGACAGGGGCCTGAGACGTTAGGGGGTCCATGTTTGAAAAATCTCAGTTAAAGGACACAACATAACcacaaataaaagcataataaatgcaaaaggattgagaatatttaaaaactgagcaaaaccatgaaaaaacatacaatttgtTGCAGGTATATGCAGGCATAAAATTACTACAACCAaacttccaaaaacaaaaatcaattttcTTATAATCCATTCATGGTATCGCTAGATTACCACATCCCAACAAATGGTGTCATTTTCATGAACCACAGATGTCTCtggaaatgaaaaacatcttttgcttttctccTCTCTTACACTTTCTTACCTTCTATTCACAGGAGGACAGGAGGTGCTGCTCAGCAAATGCTCACTGATCAAGGTACAATAGTGTGGTGtgtaattacaaataaattccCCAGAGGGGAAACTTGACCTCGCTCTTTAACAGGTGGCGCAACTGTGGGTATCTGGCAGAGAAGGGATGGGAAGAGACAGGGAAATGGGGGTGTTAGAGGTTAGTGTGAAGTTGTGGATTCATAACAGTTGCCCTGCGGGAACAGAGaattacacacaaaacactcatGTCATTCACCCCAAGCTTGTAATCCAGACATCCTATTATTAATTTGTACTGTCCCCTGATGGCACTGATGATGTCAGATGCTACTGGAAAACCAAACTAGTCCAATTTAATGTAGACAGAATGCACAGGTGGCCAATAtggaaaaacaaagcatgtGTGCAATATGTAAGCAACTCAGCAGGAGCCCACAGGGACACACTGCGTGTGAATTtccatgtgtgagtgtgcagaAACACTCGCTGTGTCTTTCCACCTCTATCAAAGAATAACTGAGAGGGTAAACTCTTCTGGTTTCCCACATGCACTGTACAAGAACAATGTTAATTTTACAGtaaactacagtaaataattgCTTCACTTACCGTCATAAATTTGAGCTGCCAGTATTTCAGTGTTtgcaaaaacc
This window harbors:
- the fxyd3 gene encoding phospholemman, whose protein sequence is MSKISALVLMTLVSLVVAEEQNSKNSEDDPFTFDYHQLRVGGLILAAVLCLIGITILFSGHCRCKFNQDKRRTGGAAQQMLTDQGRACDC